One region of Quercus lobata isolate SW786 chromosome 2, ValleyOak3.0 Primary Assembly, whole genome shotgun sequence genomic DNA includes:
- the LOC115975956 gene encoding transmembrane protein 214-like: MDENSAIIEAILREQEEEDQALRNKKNHTTTTTTAAIKKSQNDDEFGWKTVSYQKRNKKPTKSSPEDTNSADLLSRRPNGSASGDVFRSIEKHSEERRRRLAEAQLASDAAVAVDGSKRHSDYDDDDSDGEVSGVAVAENGEMKPKKPKKPKKPKVTVAEAASKIDASDLSAFLIDISASYESQQDIQLMRLADYFGRAFSSVSAAQFPWLKTFKESTVAKLVDIPLSHISEDVYKTSVDWIGKQPSEALGSFVLWSLDNILGELITHHAAAKGSKKAVQQASSKSQVAMFVVLAMALRRKPDVLISLLPIIKESPKYQGQDKLPVTVWVIAQASQGDIVVGLYMWVYFLLPILCSKSGCNPLSRDLILQLVERILSSPKARTILLNGAVRKGERVVPPLSLELLMRFTFPASSARLKATDRFEAVYPTLKEVALAGSPGSKAMRQVVQQILEITLKAAGEGIPELSREAGDIFIWCLTHNPECYKQWDVLYLDNLEASVVILRKLSEEWKEQSAKHPTWDTLRETLQSFKQKNEKVLAKGDAATHHELLKDADKYCKVILRQLSQGHGCMKSMVFVSVVLAVGAAIMSQSLESWDYKKLSEMLNFP, from the exons atggACGAGAATTCAGCTATAATCGAAGCGATTCTCAGAGAACAAGAGGAAGAAGATCAAGCCttaaggaacaaaaaaaatcacacaaccaccaccaccaccgccgccATCAAGAAGAGTCAAAACGACGACGAATTCGGATGGAAAACGGTGTCGTATCAGAAGCGGAATAAGAAACCGACGAAGTCTTCGCCGGAGGATACTAATTCTGCTGATCTTCTTTCCCGGCGACCTAACGGCTCTGCCTCCGGCGATGTATTCCGGTCCATCGAGAAGCACTCCGAGGAGCGCCGGCGACGTTTGGCCGAGGCTCAGCTCGCCTCCGATGCCGCAGTTGCCGTCGACGGATCGAAGCGGCATTCTGATTACGATGACGACGACAGCGACGGAGAGGTCTCCGGCGTCGCCGTGGCGGAAAATGGTGAGATGAAGCCTAAGAAGCCGAAAAAGCCGAAGAAGCCTAAGGTGACCGTGGCTGAAGCCGCGTCGAAGATCGACGCCTCTGATCTCAGTGCTTTTCTCATTGATATCTCC gCTTCGTACGAATCGCAACAAGATATACAGCTAATGCGATTAGCGGATTATTTCGGGCGCGCATTCTCATCGGTGAGCGCGGCTCAATTTCCGTGGTTGAAGACGTTCAAAGAGTCCACTGTTGCAAAGCTCGTTGAT ATTCCTCTTTCCCATATATCCGAAGATGTTTATAAGACATCTGTTGATTGGATCGGCAAGCAGCCTTCTGAGGCCCTTGGGTCCTTTGTGTTATGGTCATTGGATAACATTCTTGGTGAACTTATTACTCATCATGCAGCTGCCAAGGGATCCAAAAAGGCGGTTCAGCAAGCATCATCAAAGTCCCAG GTTGCCATGTTTGTTGTTCTAGCAATGGCACTGCGACGAAAACCAGATGTGTTGATCAGTCTATTGCCTATAATTAAGGAAAGTCCAAAATATCAAGGACAGGATAAGCTTCCAGTAACTGTTTGGGTTATTGCTCAG GCATCTCAAGGAGATATAGTTGTTGGGTTGTACATGTGGGTTTACTTTCTCTTGCCTATACTGTGTAGCAAGTCAGGCTGTAATCCACTGTCCAGAGACTTGATTTTACAATTGGTGGAGAG AATTTTATCTTCCCCAAAAGCTCGGACCATTCTATTAAATGGTGCTGTCAGAAAAGGGGAGCGTGTGGTACCACCATTATCTCTTGAGCTTTTGATGAGATTCACCTTCCCAGCATCATCAGCCCGGCTAAAG GCAACTGACAGGTTTGAAGCTGTTTATCCAACTTTGAAAGAGGTTGCCCTTGCTGGTTCTCCAGGAAGCAAAGCAATGAGGCAAGTTGTACAGCAGATTTTGGAAATTACACTCAAGGCTGCTGGAGAAG GCATCCCTGAGCTATCAAGGGAAGCAGGTGATATTTTTATTTGGTGTTTGACCCATAACCCTGAATGTTACAAGCAATGG GATGTGCTTTATTTGGATAATCTTGAAGCTAGTGTTGTTATTCTGAGAAAGCTGTCTGAAGAATGGAAGGAGCAGTCTGCAAAACATCCTACCTGGGACACTTTGAGGGAAACTCTTCAGAGCTTTAAGCAGAAG AATGAAAAAGTTTTGGCAAAGGGAGATGCTGCTACTCACCATGAATTGTTGAAGGATGCAGACAAGTACTGCAAGGTGATTTTGAGGCAATTGTCACAGGGACATGGATGCATGAAGAGCATGGTCTTTGTGTCAGTTGTACTGGCTGTAGGTGCTGCTATTATGTCCCAAAGCTTGGAATCTTGGGACTACAAGAAGCTGTCAGAAATGTTGAACTTCCCTTGA